Proteins from a genomic interval of Streptomyces sp. NBC_01445:
- a CDS encoding UDP-N-acetylglucosamine--N-acetylmuramyl-(pentapeptide) pyrophosphoryl-undecaprenol N-acetylglucosamine transferase has translation MTSDTSRAPHTPFRLLVTGGGTGGHTYPALTAIRALRDRLAGEGRGLDVLWIGTAEGLEARVAPAEGIPFTTVATGKIRRSSNPLKMLGPANVKDMARVPLGVAQARSKISEFEPDVVLATGGYVAVPAGLAARLCRRPLVLHEQTVRLGLANRKLAASATRIALSSESSLALLPETVRASAVVTGNPVRPEVLTGNADKAVAALGLTGFDRRLPTVYVTGGAQGAQQINDVVRDALAWLLERANVVHQCGPANVEGLRGNAARLPVHLAGRYYLTGFVGSELPDVLALADVVVSRSGAGTLAELTALGKPAVFVPLASSAGNEQAHNARHLEEAGAAVALVGEVSADRLTDALGPLLTDPERRAAMAQAAREHGRPDAAEQLVDVLLDAARSAR, from the coding sequence GTGACCAGCGACACCAGCCGCGCTCCGCACACGCCGTTCCGCCTCCTCGTCACCGGCGGCGGAACGGGTGGTCATACCTACCCGGCACTCACGGCCATCCGCGCGCTGCGGGACCGGCTCGCAGGTGAGGGCCGCGGTCTCGATGTGCTGTGGATCGGCACGGCGGAGGGGCTCGAGGCTCGGGTCGCTCCGGCCGAGGGCATTCCGTTCACCACGGTCGCTACGGGCAAGATCCGCCGTTCCTCGAACCCGCTCAAGATGCTCGGCCCCGCGAACGTCAAGGACATGGCCCGCGTCCCGCTCGGCGTCGCTCAAGCCCGCTCGAAGATCTCCGAGTTCGAGCCGGACGTCGTCCTCGCCACAGGCGGGTACGTCGCCGTCCCTGCCGGACTTGCCGCCCGCCTCTGCCGCCGTCCTCTCGTGCTCCACGAGCAGACGGTGCGCCTGGGCCTGGCGAACCGCAAGCTCGCCGCCTCGGCAACGCGCATCGCGCTGTCGTCGGAGTCGTCCCTCGCACTGCTGCCCGAGACCGTGCGCGCCTCCGCTGTCGTCACGGGTAACCCTGTGCGGCCAGAGGTCCTCACGGGAAACGCGGACAAGGCCGTCGCCGCCCTGGGCCTCACCGGCTTCGACCGGCGCCTGCCCACCGTCTACGTCACCGGCGGTGCCCAAGGTGCGCAGCAGATCAATGACGTGGTGCGTGACGCGCTGGCGTGGCTGCTGGAACGAGCCAACGTGGTGCACCAGTGCGGACCGGCCAACGTCGAAGGGCTGCGTGGCAACGCGGCCCGCCTGCCGGTCCACCTGGCCGGGCGGTACTACCTGACCGGGTTCGTCGGGTCGGAGCTGCCGGACGTGCTGGCCCTGGCCGATGTCGTCGTGTCCCGCAGCGGGGCCGGAACCCTCGCGGAACTCACCGCGCTCGGCAAGCCTGCCGTGTTCGTTCCGCTCGCCTCATCGGCGGGCAACGAACAGGCCCACAATGCCCGGCACTTGGAGGAGGCCGGCGCGGCCGTCGCGCTCGTCGGTGAGGTCAGCGCGGACCGGCTGACGGACGCGCTCGGCCCGCTGCTGACGGACCCGGAACGGCGGGCGGCCATGGCGCAGGCCGCCCGCGAGCACGGGCGGCCCGATGCGGCGGAGCAGCTCGTCGACGTACTGCTGGACGCCGCACGCTCCGCCAGATAG
- a CDS encoding alpha/beta hydrolase, with translation MSVHVIVLPGGGYAVHAAHEAEPIVGWLEGLGVSASVFRYPLNTRHPAPLAALRTEIQRLRDKGAETIGVVGFSAGGHLGGLAALTPNADERTSVQFAVLGYAITSMETETYRPAQDILLGENASPELRRSTSLDALVTPSSPPFFLWHTAEDPYVPPEHTYRLAMALAAFDVPHTVHVFPHGPHSLGLAHGAGEASTWTRSAASWISEQTRSA, from the coding sequence ATGTCTGTGCATGTGATCGTGCTGCCCGGAGGCGGCTACGCGGTGCACGCCGCGCACGAGGCGGAGCCAATCGTTGGTTGGCTCGAAGGGCTGGGTGTGTCGGCGAGCGTTTTCCGGTATCCGCTCAACACTCGGCATCCCGCACCGCTCGCAGCACTTCGTACCGAGATCCAGCGCCTGCGGGACAAGGGGGCCGAAACGATCGGAGTCGTGGGCTTCTCCGCCGGTGGGCACCTCGGCGGCCTCGCAGCCCTCACTCCGAACGCTGACGAGCGGACATCGGTTCAGTTCGCCGTCCTCGGGTATGCGATCACGTCGATGGAGACCGAGACGTATCGGCCCGCGCAGGACATTCTATTGGGCGAGAACGCATCGCCGGAGCTGCGCCGATCGACCTCGCTGGATGCGCTGGTCACTCCGTCGTCTCCGCCGTTCTTCCTGTGGCACACGGCGGAGGATCCTTATGTTCCGCCTGAGCACACCTATCGTCTCGCGATGGCCTTGGCCGCTTTCGATGTGCCCCACACGGTGCACGTCTTCCCTCACGGCCCCCACAGCCTGGGCCTTGCTCACGGGGCGGGAGAGGCATCGACATGGACACGCTCCGCCGCGTCGTGGATCAGCGAGCAGACTCGATCCGCATAG
- a CDS encoding SDR family NAD(P)-dependent oxidoreductase, with protein MGQLDGKISLVTGGSTGIGLAIARRFVAEGATVYLTGRRKPELDAAVETLGGRAIGIQSDVSHLDALDELFAIIQGGSGRLDIVVANAGGGELARLGEITEEQYRSTFDINVKGTIFTVQKALPLLPDGASVIVLSSTNASMGVQAMTVYSATKAAIRNLARTWAAELAGRGIRVNALSPGPIETPGIRGLGSPAKGEQQLADRLADEIPLGRIGRPDEVAAMAVFLASDQSSFTTGAELFVDGGLVQV; from the coding sequence ATGGGACAGCTTGATGGCAAGATCAGTCTGGTGACTGGTGGCTCGACCGGGATCGGTCTGGCTATAGCCCGTCGGTTCGTCGCCGAGGGCGCCACCGTGTACCTCACAGGCCGGCGCAAACCCGAACTTGATGCGGCTGTCGAAACCCTCGGGGGACGGGCCATCGGCATACAAAGCGATGTCTCGCATCTCGACGCTCTGGATGAGTTGTTCGCGATCATCCAGGGCGGTAGCGGACGCCTGGATATCGTCGTCGCCAACGCCGGCGGCGGCGAGCTGGCTCGACTGGGAGAGATCACCGAGGAGCAGTACCGTTCAACCTTCGACATCAACGTCAAGGGGACGATCTTCACAGTTCAGAAGGCACTCCCGTTGCTGCCGGACGGGGCCTCAGTCATCGTGCTCTCGTCCACCAACGCGTCGATGGGCGTCCAGGCCATGACGGTCTACAGTGCCACCAAGGCCGCCATCCGCAACCTGGCCCGCACCTGGGCCGCCGAACTCGCGGGGCGCGGCATCCGTGTCAATGCCCTCAGCCCGGGACCGATAGAGACCCCGGGCATCCGCGGGCTGGGCAGCCCGGCAAAGGGCGAACAGCAGTTGGCGGACCGTCTCGCCGACGAGATTCCCCTCGGCAGGATAGGACGCCCCGACGAAGTCGCCGCCATGGCCGTCTTTCTCGCCTCTGACCAGAGTTCCTTCACCACGGGAGCCGAACTCTTCGTTGACGGCGGCCTTGTCCAGGTCTGA
- a CDS encoding SpoIIE family protein phosphatase, which produces MGNGLSAAVTMGRLRTAGRTLLDLEQPLDELFFHLNEIVSGLGDGFHATCLCIVYDPVSRMRQANTAGQLPPVILPPGGISYVLGLPVNSHLAPPLPLRYSRVQPAARHRPRPLYRRPRGIWMLDIGEGTSSPSTGTYGRTKQPEPSLRVDRRCSGSNSHLADEGPSPQPAMQTGRAAPGTPILPMRIESAR; this is translated from the coding sequence ATGGGAAACGGTCTGTCAGCGGCCGTCACGATGGGTCGGCTGCGCACAGCGGGCCGTACGCTCCTCGATCTCGAGCAGCCCTTGGATGAGCTCTTCTTCCACCTAAACGAAATCGTCAGCGGGCTGGGGGACGGCTTCCACGCCACCTGCCTCTGCATCGTCTACGACCCGGTGAGCCGCATGCGCCAGGCCAATACTGCCGGCCAGCTTCCGCCCGTCATACTCCCGCCCGGCGGAATCAGCTACGTGCTCGGCCTTCCCGTCAACTCCCACTTGGCGCCGCCACTCCCCCTTCGATACAGCCGAGTTCAGCCTGCCGCACGGCACCGTCCTCGCCCTCTGTACCGACGGCCCCGTGGCATCTGGATGCTGGACATCGGTGAAGGAACAAGCTCGCCGAGCACGGGGACGTATGGGAGGACGAAGCAACCCGAACCGAGTCTGCGAGTGGATCGCCGATGTTCGGGGAGCAATTCCCACCTGGCCGATGAAGGGCCGTCGCCCCAACCTGCCATGCAGACAGGGAGGGCAGCACCTGGCACTCCCATACTTCCTATGCGGATCGAGTCTGCTCGCTGA
- a CDS encoding SDR family NAD(P)-dependent oxidoreductase translates to MAASDATIVINNAGIQAGPALLEGSLEGARRELEVNYLGAWAVSRAFAPVLAANGGGALVNMLSVASWRVNNRWPSYAASKAAEWSLTNALRVGLRQQGTLVVGVHVGPCRHRRHRECQRSESAGCGSGGADHGRDQPRRDRGIGR, encoded by the coding sequence GTGGCGGCGTCCGACGCGACCATCGTCATCAACAACGCTGGTATCCAGGCCGGGCCGGCCCTGTTGGAGGGGTCTTTGGAGGGTGCTCGGCGCGAGCTGGAGGTGAACTATCTGGGTGCCTGGGCGGTCTCGCGGGCTTTCGCGCCGGTGCTCGCGGCCAACGGGGGCGGAGCCCTGGTGAACATGCTGTCGGTGGCGTCGTGGCGGGTGAACAATCGGTGGCCCAGTTACGCGGCATCGAAGGCTGCCGAGTGGTCGCTGACCAATGCCTTGCGCGTTGGTCTGCGACAGCAGGGAACACTTGTTGTCGGGGTGCATGTAGGGCCCTGTAGACACAGACGCCACCGCGAGTGTCAACGTTCCGAAAGTGCCGGCTGCGGAAGTGGCGGCGCAGACCATGGACGAGATCAGCCGCGACGTGACCGAGGTATTGGTCGATGA
- a CDS encoding GlxA family transcriptional regulator — translation MHRVVALVRPVQSVFELGCAVEVFGTKRPGVPQHYEFESCTETPGSVPTTGGYAMSVSQGLSALETADTVIIPGWLPVDAPLTDVVRRALRRAHARGARLVTICSGVFALARTGLLDGRSATTHWARAEQLRREFPRVRVEPDRLYVDHGDVATSAGAGAGFDLCLHLVRKDHGAAYAALLTRHMVLPPHREAGQAPHAPPPPPGNALNSLLKWADERLDTPLSVDDLAAYLGVSPRTLARRFAHQLDTSPGAWLLSRRVAAARTLLEETELPVEAIAARVGLTSAVNLRRRFRSEIGTTPGAYRRAFRVP, via the coding sequence ATGCATCGCGTGGTGGCCCTGGTACGGCCGGTGCAGTCGGTCTTCGAGCTCGGCTGCGCCGTCGAGGTCTTCGGCACCAAGCGGCCCGGGGTGCCGCAGCACTACGAATTCGAATCGTGCACGGAGACGCCCGGCTCAGTGCCGACCACGGGCGGGTACGCGATGTCCGTGTCGCAGGGCCTATCGGCGCTCGAGACCGCGGACACCGTGATCATCCCGGGCTGGCTGCCGGTGGACGCGCCGCTCACAGATGTCGTGCGCCGCGCGCTGAGGCGGGCGCACGCGCGTGGGGCGCGGCTGGTCACGATCTGTTCTGGGGTGTTCGCGCTGGCCCGCACGGGACTGCTGGACGGCCGCTCGGCCACCACGCACTGGGCGCGTGCCGAGCAACTCCGGCGTGAGTTCCCCCGGGTGCGCGTGGAGCCGGACAGGCTTTACGTGGATCACGGTGACGTCGCCACCAGCGCAGGCGCGGGCGCGGGGTTCGACCTGTGCCTGCATCTGGTCCGGAAGGATCATGGGGCCGCGTACGCCGCTCTGCTCACGCGGCACATGGTGCTGCCGCCGCACCGCGAGGCCGGTCAGGCTCCGCACGCGCCGCCCCCACCGCCCGGGAATGCGCTCAACAGCCTGCTCAAATGGGCTGACGAGCGCCTCGACACACCGCTGTCGGTAGACGACCTGGCCGCGTACCTCGGCGTATCGCCCCGCACCCTGGCCCGACGCTTCGCCCACCAGCTCGACACGAGCCCGGGTGCATGGTTGCTCTCCCGTCGGGTGGCCGCAGCCCGCACCCTGCTGGAGGAGACGGAATTGCCGGTCGAGGCAATCGCAGCCCGCGTCGGCCTCACCTCCGCGGTCAACCTGCGCCGCCGCTTCCGCTCCGAGATAGGCACGACCCCGGGCGCCTACCGGCGAGCGTTCCGGGTCCCGTGA
- a CDS encoding NmrA family NAD(P)-binding protein: protein MPSADPILVTGAAGGIGGVGGKVVRELREHGVPVRALVHHDDDRAAALRAISGVEVVVGDLTRGTDVVAALEGCRRAYFGMSPSADYLEATATVAAAGLESGQLELLVNISQMTVSQMNLTSSTESSQQRLHWLSEHVLNWSGLPVVHIRPTVFMENPLFGMLAVASIRRDNTIRLPFGTARTSPVATRDVAEVVTRLLLDPSPPVGRVYELTGAASRDMTMIAAEFSDALGRTVTYLDVPYDEWVERDLKPLGLTPHVFAHISTMARLHRENRYDRSTNDVTELLGRPPSGFDSLVEATPGLRAGKG, encoded by the coding sequence TTGCCGAGTGCTGATCCGATCCTGGTCACCGGTGCCGCCGGTGGCATCGGGGGTGTGGGTGGGAAGGTCGTCAGGGAGTTGCGCGAACACGGGGTGCCGGTGCGAGCCCTGGTGCACCACGACGACGACCGTGCCGCCGCTCTGCGGGCCATCAGCGGCGTCGAGGTGGTGGTCGGTGATCTCACGCGTGGAACGGACGTGGTGGCGGCCCTGGAGGGATGCCGCAGAGCCTACTTCGGGATGAGTCCTTCGGCCGACTATCTGGAGGCCACGGCAACCGTGGCGGCAGCGGGCCTTGAGAGCGGTCAGCTCGAACTGCTGGTGAACATCTCACAGATGACCGTTTCTCAGATGAACCTCACCAGCAGCACGGAGTCGAGCCAGCAGCGGCTGCACTGGCTCTCCGAACACGTCCTCAACTGGTCCGGGCTGCCCGTCGTCCACATCCGGCCGACGGTGTTCATGGAGAACCCACTCTTCGGCATGCTCGCCGTGGCCTCCATCCGACGCGACAACACCATCCGCCTCCCCTTCGGCACCGCACGCACCTCGCCGGTGGCCACCCGCGACGTGGCTGAGGTGGTCACCCGACTGCTGCTCGACCCTTCACCACCGGTCGGCCGGGTCTACGAACTGACCGGCGCCGCCTCCCGCGACATGACCATGATCGCCGCCGAGTTCTCCGATGCGCTGGGACGCACCGTGACGTACCTCGACGTGCCGTACGACGAATGGGTTGAGCGCGACCTCAAGCCGCTGGGCCTGACGCCGCATGTCTTTGCCCACATCTCCACGATGGCCCGCCTGCACAGGGAGAACCGTTACGACCGGAGCACCAACGATGTGACGGAACTCCTGGGCCGCCCGCCATCGGGCTTCGACAGCCTCGTCGAAGCTACACCGGGACTGCGGGCTGGGAAGGGGTAG
- a CDS encoding recombinase family protein, whose translation MHASLDTTTPSGRPVFHVFAALAEFIRELIVQGTHEGLEAAWARGERIGRPAATAEAPDSRHRSA comes from the coding sequence GTGCACGCGTCACTCGACACCACCACGCCCAGCGGCCGTCCGGTGTTCCACGTGTTCGCGGCGCTCGCGGAGTTCATCCGCGAACTGATCGTGCAGGGCACCCACGAGGGCCTGGAGGCGGCGTGGGCCCGCGGCGAACGGATCGGCCGGCCGGCCGCCACGGCGGAGGCCCCGGACTCCAGGCACCGCTCAGCTTGA
- a CDS encoding cupin domain-containing protein — translation MHPEILAQEGYTSVSVDEAPVRELFPGIRLRPLWRGPAGAHANVLEMEAGTSWPRRDVHEPGPEEVYVVAGTFNDGARDYPAGTFLHAPAGSWHVPSTTTGCTLFLFYPEG, via the coding sequence ATGCACCCTGAGATCCTCGCGCAGGAGGGTTACACCTCCGTCTCTGTCGACGAAGCCCCGGTCCGTGAGCTGTTCCCCGGGATCCGGCTGCGTCCCCTGTGGCGAGGACCGGCCGGCGCGCACGCCAACGTGCTGGAGATGGAGGCGGGTACCTCCTGGCCGCGCCGCGACGTCCACGAGCCCGGCCCGGAGGAGGTCTACGTAGTTGCCGGCACCTTCAACGACGGAGCACGCGACTACCCTGCTGGCACGTTCCTGCACGCCCCGGCCGGGTCGTGGCACGTGCCCTCGACCACCACCGGCTGCACGCTGTTCCTCTTCTACCCAGAGGGCTAG